The following proteins are encoded in a genomic region of Microbulbifer sp. MKSA007:
- a CDS encoding PAS domain-containing protein, translating to MSSGAHLSDTEKTFSEADIIVSKTDLKGKITYCNEIFCEIAGYSYKELIGQPHSIIRHPDMPRCVFELLWKRIAEGHEVFAYVKNLCKGGEYYWVFAHVTPTFDNTGKIIGYHSTRRVPERKILSEAIIPFYQQLLEIEQAPKSRKDGQHNSSEFLANYLSDNRVTYDEFILTL from the coding sequence ATGTCGTCGGGTGCACATCTGTCCGATACTGAAAAAACATTCAGTGAGGCAGACATCATTGTCAGTAAGACCGACTTAAAGGGCAAAATAACGTATTGTAATGAGATCTTCTGTGAGATCGCTGGATACTCCTATAAGGAGCTGATCGGACAGCCACACAGTATTATCCGTCATCCGGATATGCCCCGTTGCGTTTTCGAGCTTTTGTGGAAGCGCATCGCAGAAGGGCACGAGGTCTTCGCGTATGTAAAGAACCTTTGTAAGGGCGGAGAGTATTATTGGGTGTTCGCGCATGTCACGCCCACCTTTGATAATACTGGAAAGATCATCGGATATCATTCAACACGCAGAGTGCCAGAGCGCAAGATTCTCAGTGAAGCGATTATTCCGTTTTACCAGCAACTGCTGGAGATTGAGCAGGCTCCTAAGAGCCGCAAAGACGGACAGCACAACAGCTCTGAGTTTCTCGCTAACTACCTCTCCGATAATCGGGTGACCTATGATGAATTTATCCTCACTCTCTAA